In the Telopea speciosissima isolate NSW1024214 ecotype Mountain lineage chromosome 2, Tspe_v1, whole genome shotgun sequence genome, one interval contains:
- the LOC122650585 gene encoding uncharacterized protein LOC122650585: protein MGNKPSVRRLKALIISAKVDMVGITEPKVSFHKAGRLMKKIGMDGVVSNGEDNGHRLWVFWWQGAQVRVTDTHEQFITLECRVGNEKAVLVSFVHALCSSYERRVLWSALIDQGVGVSTPWIVCGDFNAILSPDEKVGGRQVCPISLEDFGTFVNNAGLVDGGFQGNAFT from the coding sequence ATGGGCAACAAGCCATCTGTTAGGCGGTTGAAGGCTCTTATTATATCTGCTAAGGTAGACATGGTGGGTATCACTGAACCAAAAGTTTCTTTCCACAAGGCTGGACGACTAATGAAAAAGATTGGGATGGATGGAGTTGTTTCCAATGGCGAGGATAATGGTCACAGGCTATGGGTGTTTTGGTGGCAAGGTGCTCAGGTCAGGGTAACGGACACTCATGAACAGTTTATCACCTTGGAATGCAGGGTGGGAAATGAGAAGGCAGTCCTTGTGTCTTTTGTACATGCATTATGCTCCTCTTATGAAAGACGGGTTCTCTGGAGTGCCTTGATTGACCAGGGGGTGGGAGTCTCAACCCCGTGGATTGTATGTGGTGATTTTAATGCTATTTTGAGCCCCGACGAAAAGGTGGGAGGAAGGCAAGTGTGCCCTATTTCTTTGGAGGATTTTGGCACTTTTGTAAATAATGCAGGTTTGGTGGATGGTGGTTTTCAAGGGAACGCCTTCACCTAG